Below is a genomic region from Burkholderia pseudomultivorans.
GTTCCGTTGCGTGCAACGCGCGCCATCAGCATCGCCGGCAGCGTGCGGTTCGCGTGTCGATCGGATGAAGTGTCGATCTGTTCAGCCATCGTGTGCATGGGACCGTTTCAAGCAGGGTTGTCGTGTGGAACCCAGTCTAGGAGTCGCTCAGATATCGGTCCAATTCATCATTAATATGGCCATCATCCAAATTTTGGATGCAGTCGCGCGCAGGGATCGGGACGCCCGGAGGCCCGCGCGCCGACACGCCAGCCGGCCGGCGCATTGCGCCCGATCGGCGTGCGCACCGGCGCGATCTCGCGGCGTGCATCGACCGTCCCGATGCGCGCGACGCTACGGGTTTATCCGGACGCGTGAATACGAATGAAGGGCGGCAGCGAACCGCAACAGGCGCCGGCAGCGCGCCGGGATCATCGCGGCGGGCGCGCTCCGTCGGGCGAAGGTCTCGGCTACCATATCGACCGAATGCATCGACCTCGTCGTCTACATCGACATGACTGATTTCAACAACGCCGACCTGAATCTGTTGCGCGTGTTCCAGACGATTCTCGAGGAACGCGGTCTCACGCGGGCCGGCAGCCGGCTCGGGCTGTCGCAGCCCGCGGTCAGCTACGCGCTGGGGCGGCTGCGCGCGCTATTCAATGACCCGCTGTTCGTGCGCACGCCGGAAGGCATGCTGCCCACGCCGGCGGCGCAACGGCTCGCGCCGCTGATCGGCCGCGCGCTCGTCGCGGTGAGGGAGGCGCTGGAGGACGGCGAGCAGTTCGATCCGGCCACCAGCACGCGCGAATTCCGGATTTCCATGTCGGACATCGGCGAGCAGGCATTTCTTCCGCTGCTCTGCGAGAAACTCCAGGCCATTGCGCCGTCGATCCAGATCTCGGCGGACCAGGTGCCGCTCAGCCACATCGAGGAGCGAATGCGGCTGGGCCAGCTCGATTTCGCGATCGGCAACCTGCCGGCGCTCAAGCCCGTCACGCGATTCGCGCTGCTGTTCAACGAGGAGTACGCGTGCATGACGCGCAAGCGTCCGGGACTGCCGTCGCGCAAGCTTTCGGCCGCGCAGTTCGTCGAGATGAAGCATGTCGCGGTGATGTCGAGCGACAACAGCCACGTTGTCATCGACGATGCCATGCGCGCCGGCGGCCTGCATCGCAGCATCGCGTTGCGCGTACCGCATTTCACCGTAATCCCGCTGATCCTGCAGCGCACGGACTGGATGGTCACGTTGCCGCGCGGCGTGGCCCAGGCACTGAACGAGTATGGTCAATTCGCGATCTTTCCGACGCCCGTGCCCATCGCCCACTTCGAGTCCACGCTGCATTGGCACGACGCCTACGACGCGGAACAGGGCAACCGCTGGTTCCGGGCGCTCGTCATCGACACATTGACGCAATACCGGCGCGATCTCGATCGACGAACCCGCTGACCTCGATATGCCCGGTCCATAGCCGCGCGCAAATCCGTGTGGGGATCGGCGAATCGGTTTCGATAGGTCATCGGCGCGCGCGAGGCCCGGATGACCCGGCACGGCGCGATCGTCCATTCCGTACGGGCCAGATCCCCGCGCGGCAAAGCGTTTCAATCCTGAAACGCATTCGATGGATCAGGCCATCGTCACTACCTGTTTCGCCCCGTCGATCCCCGCAAAGCAATGAATGGCCAAGGCCGGAACGCTACTTGCTTGACGAGTAGCGCTGTCGACGACGCGCGCCCGAACGTATCCGCCCGGTAGAACGTGTTTCTCCCGCAGCTGCGTTTTCCGCGACGCAACAACATGCATTCGGACTCGCGTGTCCGTCAGAACCAGCAGCGCGTGCGAGCGGGCCGCGCGACAGAAAAGTGGCAAGTGCAATCGGTCGGCGTCGGGGAAGCGCAATCATGACATTCACGTTCACACTGATCG
It encodes:
- a CDS encoding LysR family transcriptional regulator, yielding MTDFNNADLNLLRVFQTILEERGLTRAGSRLGLSQPAVSYALGRLRALFNDPLFVRTPEGMLPTPAAQRLAPLIGRALVAVREALEDGEQFDPATSTREFRISMSDIGEQAFLPLLCEKLQAIAPSIQISADQVPLSHIEERMRLGQLDFAIGNLPALKPVTRFALLFNEEYACMTRKRPGLPSRKLSAAQFVEMKHVAVMSSDNSHVVIDDAMRAGGLHRSIALRVPHFTVIPLILQRTDWMVTLPRGVAQALNEYGQFAIFPTPVPIAHFESTLHWHDAYDAEQGNRWFRALVIDTLTQYRRDLDRRTR